The following are from one region of the Siniperca chuatsi isolate FFG_IHB_CAS linkage group LG21, ASM2008510v1, whole genome shotgun sequence genome:
- the prr15la gene encoding proline-rich protein 15-like protein A, which yields MAEPSPGWWKLTFLRRKKSQPKVLYEIPAEVVSNTTTGQQGPGAATGAATHPEDMVHDSQLDARLERIVDKTANKGRHVKVSHSGRFKEKKKVRATLAENPEMFPGGDPTRNENQRAGE from the coding sequence ATGGCGGAGCCATCACCAGGCTGGTGGAAGTTGACTTtcctgaggagaaaaaaatcccAGCCCAAGGTTCTGTATGAAATCCCTGCGGAGGTTGTTTCCAACACCACCACTGGCCAGCAAGGGCCCGGAGCAGCCACTGGAGCCGCCACCCACCCAGAGGACATGGTGCACGACTCTCAGCTGGACGCCCGACTGGAGAGGATCGTGGATAAAACAGCCAACAAGGGGCGCCACGTCAAGGTGTCTCACTCTGGGAGGTttaaggagaagaagaaagtgcGAGCTACTCTGGCAGAGAACCCAGAGATGTTTCCAGGAGGAGACCCCACAAGGAATGAGAACCAGAGGGCTGGGGAGTGA